AACAAGCAGTACATTGTTTAAATTGGTATCCACTATAATCTGTACATTTGTTGCTTGTGCATATTTACAAATATTTGTTAAAGATTCTTGCACAATCCGATAGATAGTTGTGACTACCTTGCTCGGTAACGAAACAGATAAGCTGATACTGGTAGAAGGTAAAATGCCAGTGGTTTGATGAAAATTTTCAACAACACAAGTGATAAGTTCTTCTAGTGATTGCTGTTGACCTTCTTTTGCACGTAAAGCATAGACAGATTCACGAACTTCACGAATCGCAACGGCTCCTAGTTTTTGAGCTTCTGTTAAAAACCGTTCTGCTTCAGAAGGATCGATACGCCAAAGCTTGAGAGCAGTTTGTAGCTGAATGTTAAGACTAGTTAGCGCGTTACCTAAAGAATCATGTATTTCACGAGCAATACGTCTGCGTTCCTGCACTGCGGCAAATTCTTCAATTTGCAGAAGATGCTGTCGTAATTCCTCATGGGTCGCTAATAACTCGGTGTAATGCCTAGATGCCACGATATTAACCATGTTCATGTAGTACTAACGGACTATTTCACACCACACATTGCCTTGCTTACTTGTAATTGAATTTATCCTTGAGATAAAAGTCCTATCCTTACCCCACAAGAGTAATTGGTTGATTTCCGGATACGCACCCTAAAATCCAGATATGACCGTGGGACTTTGATTGAACCTTTGTGTACTTATCTGGAGAAGATTAGGAATTTACGCGACAATTCAACAATTTTTGGGCAAGTTACAAATAGCAGTTTGATGGTGTAATCTACTGTCACTTCTCAAAGGCGCGATCGCTTTCTAACCAGAGAAATATTTTCTAACTTCTTCCCCACGAATAACAATAAGCAAGAAGGCAAACGGAAGCAGCAGAAACCATCAATAAATGAAAAATATGCGGACAAGTCAACCAAGTTCTGCAAGGAGTCCAAGTCAAATGAAAGGATTAAAAGGTAAAAATGCTTTAATTACGGGTGCAAGTTCTGGTATTGGACAAGCGATCGCCATTCGCCTCGCCCAAGAAGGCTGCAATATTGCTATCAATTACCGCAAAAGTCCTGAAGGTGCGGAAGATACCGAAGAAATGGCAATGCAAAAAGCCTGTGGAGGTATTGAAAATTGTGGTGTGAAGTCACTGCTAGTACAAGGCGATGTCTCTAAGGAAGAAGACATTATGGAAATAGTCAAAAACGTAGTTGACAAGTTGGGTAGCCTTGATATTTTGGTCAACAATGCCGGAATTCAAACCGAATGTCCATCTCACGAAGTGAAGACCGAAGACTTTGACCGAGTGATTGGGGTAAATTTGCGGGGTGCTTATCTATGTGCGCGTGAAACTATCAAATACTTCCTCTCGCAAAACCGTCCCGGAATCATCATAAATGTTTCTAGCGTTCACGAAATTATTCCCCGACCGATGTATATCAGCTACTCCATTAGCAAAGGTGGGATGGAAAATATGACCAAAACTCTGGCACTAGAATATGCAAACCGAGGTATCCGTGTGAACGCGATCGCGCCGGGAGCAACTATCACCCCCATCAATGAAGCTTGGACAGATGATCCCGAAAAGAAAGCAGTTGTAGAAAGTCACATACCTATGGGTCGTGTGGGAACTTCAGAAGAAATGGCAGCGGCTGTAGCTTTTTTAGCATCTGATGAAGCCGCATACATCACAGGACAAACATTGTTTATTGACGGTGGGCTGACACTGTACGCTGACTTCCGGGAAGCTTGGTCTGCGTGAGACGTAAGTAAAAAATTAGGTGTTGCTGAATGATCCGTTATCCAAAATAATGAGATGTTTCATAAATTTGCTTCCATTCTGGTCGATAAGATTGAATTGCCCGTTTTTGTAGTTGAATAGTTAGGCGATCGCCAAAGTGTGATCGCCTAATTTCCAATAGAACTAAAATTGTTATGAAAATTATCTAGAGGTGGAAGCACTTGCACCTTCTTTTACAACTTCAGTTTCTTTATCATCAATGGAAATTTGCACAACATGAACTGAACAAGGAGCATGGTGAAGGACATAATTACTGACGCTACCGAGGAAGAGTTCCGCCAGACCAGAGTGACCTCGACGCCCGATGACAATGAGATCAGCACCCCAACTCGCAGCTAAATCACAAATGACTCGACTAGGAGTACCAGAGATTTGTCTAAATTCAGCGTTCACATTGGCTGTGTTTGCTTGAGCGCAGAATGATTGTAACATCTCTACACCTTGATGTTTCCACTTGTCCCACTCCTGTTGATGAAACTCACAGACTTGCTCCCACATTCCGGAATAGTAATCAAAAGTGGACACTGGTATATAAGGACTACCTTCTTCTTCACTCGATAAAACGTGTAGTAGCAATAAACTAGCTCCTGTCATCTTTGCCAAAGCAAAGCCTTGTTCAAAAACATGTTTACCCATTTCAGAGCTATCTAATGCAATCAAAATCTTTTTAAACATACAAACCTCTAATACTGATGCTAGGTAAGTTTTTTCAAAGATCCTTGTCCTATATATAGAGAAATAATTTGAGAAACTTGTGAGGAATACAAAAGAGCCGCTCGATTATTACACGCACACTACGGTAAGCAAAGCACAATATAAAGCATCAAGAATAAAACTCTAACCACCTGTAATAGAAGCAACAATTAGTGTTTAATTTCTCAAGACGTTGCCAGAGAAGTTTTCTTAACTCATCTAAATCATCCTTGAAGTCAGATATACACTAATTTTCAAATTTTCAAACCTCAAATTTGTTAACTAATGCTTGGGAATAGTTAGCATGGTTGCTGTTAGTTGATAGGCAAATTAGAAGCTTTAATAATTTAACAGCGATCGCGCTGATTTTATATCAATTTGAAAAAAGAATGGAACACACCAATAGTATCAGACCCCTCTAACCCTTATTACCATTTCCGGAGTTGCATAATTGAAGTATGGATTCGAGCGATCGCTATGTAATATCCAAAGTGTGGATCAACTTATAATTTAAGTATGGTGCAGACGTGTTGCGATCGCTCAGGTCTTTGTTGCTTTATTTGTACCTGGGATCGTTTATCTTGCCAATGCGATCAGGACACAAACAGAAGCGATTGAAGATGCGAAATTTGGTTGTGTTTTATATTACTCAAATTTATCAATTGTTGAGGATTCATGAACTTCTTGATGTCTTGCGATCCGACGTTCATATATATTCATTAACGGAGTAGCACTAACGCCATGAACTATCACAGAAACCACAATAGTAGTGTAGGTAATCCAGGAAATCTTCTCGCCAACTTCGCCTTCTAAACCCTTACCAAAAGCGTAAGCAAGATAATACAAAGAACCAACACCACGAATCCCAAACCAACCAATTAGCCAGCGACTTCCTGGATGTAGAAAGCGGCGTCTAGAAGGTGAACTTTGACCAGTCGTACTGAGCCAGACCCCCAAAGGTCGGATGATCAAGAATAGTAGTACTATTACTAACAGAGATTGAGTAGCGTAATTGAGTATCGGCCGGAATAATAATATTGAACCTAGTAATAAGATTGTTCCTACTTCTAGCAGCTTTTCTAGCCTTTCTATGAATTCTAATTTTGCTAAAGTTTTTTCGGAATTATTGTAACTCCTTTGTACAACCAGTCCAGCTACAAATACAGCGAGAAAACCATAACCATTAACTATTTCTGTTAATGAATAAGTTATTAAAATAGTACTAATAGCAATAAAATCTTCCATTAATTCATCAGGACGACGATGCTTTTGGACTTTTTTATCAATCCAGACTACTGCTTTAGCAACAACAAATCCCATAATAATGCCAGCTGCAATAGCCCAAATTAAATCAATACTGACCCAAGATTTCAACCAATTATTCCAATTACTATCTTTTAAAGCATATAATCCGAAGTAAACAAAGGGAAAGGCTAAAGCATCATTTAAGCCACCTTCGGAAGTTAAGCCAAAACGTAATTCATCTTGATCATGTGTATCATTTAGCTGAACTTCTGAAGCTAAAACTGGGTCAGTGGGCGCAAGAATTGCTCCTAATAAAATTGCTTCTCCCCAATTCATGCCTAAAAACAACTTACCTACAACAGCTAACCCAAAAATGGAAATTGGCATTAAAAATGCAATTAAGCGTATCGTAAGATTCCAAGTTTTCCAACCTATTGGACGAACAATTTTTAAACCACAACTAAAAACAGAAATAATTACTACAAATTCAGTTATACGTTCGAGTACTTCAGCATTAAATATTCCCTCACGACGTAATTGAATCAGTCCAATTCCGTAAGGACCCAGCAGAATACCAACCACTAAATAGATGAGGGCAAAAGAAAGAGGTAAACGTACAATCCAACCTGAACCTAGAGTTACAAACAACAACAGTAGACCAATAATCAATAAAGCGCTGATATAAATATCTATCATAAAAGCTAGCAAGTAAAATAATACATCGCTTTGCAAGCTTACTTGCGATCGCTTTGACATCAAATCCTCTAGGGATAGATTTCAAATTCATCAATAGTTATAGTTACTTGGAAATATATTTTATATGCGTCTTTATATCTAGCTAAGTAAACTAGTCTGTGATGATAACTATAAATAATTAGACTTATATTCTAGTTACATCATTGAATATTCATACTCAAATCTAACCACTTCGATTGTGTAACTGGCGCACTACTAGAAATATAGTCCACACCTGTTTGGGCTACAGCACGAATAGTTTCTAAGGTAATATTGCCAGAAGCCTCTATTTTGACTTTCATATCAACCGAACGAATCATTTGCACCGCTTTTTGCATCATATCTAGAGGCATATTGTCCAACATGATAACGTCAGCTTTATGATCAATAGCTGCTTGCACCTGTTCCAAATTTTCTGTCTCTACCTCAATTGTCAATGGATAAGGTATCCGTTCCCGAATACGAGAAATCGCTTCTGTAATTCCTCCGGCTGCTGCAATATGATTATCTTTGATCATGACCGCATCATCCAGTCCCATGCGGTGATTAATTGCTCCTCCTACTTGAGTTGCGTATTTTTCTAAAATTCTTAAACCTGGTGTCGTTTTGCGTGTATCTACAAATTTAGTAGGTAAATCTGCAATTTT
Above is a genomic segment from Fischerella sp. JS2 containing:
- a CDS encoding sensor histidine kinase → MVNIVASRHYTELLATHEELRQHLLQIEEFAAVQERRRIAREIHDSLGNALTSLNIQLQTALKLWRIDPSEAERFLTEAQKLGAVAIREVRESVYALRAKEGQQQSLEELITCVVENFHQTTGILPSTSISLSVSLPSKVVTTIYRIVQESLTNICKYAQATNVQIIVDTNLNNVLLVIKDNGKGFSLSQSKSGFGIQGIKERVTALQGNFNIETEPGIGCKITVEIPLEELPLLETKTRKTFQESTIIQENQQVNSPQKEIFIRQCERKLAELIGPIASFLVQKAIKNNPHVSCTELVKILAAEIPNLQKSQNFQQYLFSDLNQVAFAELGDG
- a CDS encoding SDR family oxidoreductase produces the protein MKGLKGKNALITGASSGIGQAIAIRLAQEGCNIAINYRKSPEGAEDTEEMAMQKACGGIENCGVKSLLVQGDVSKEEDIMEIVKNVVDKLGSLDILVNNAGIQTECPSHEVKTEDFDRVIGVNLRGAYLCARETIKYFLSQNRPGIIINVSSVHEIIPRPMYISYSISKGGMENMTKTLALEYANRGIRVNAIAPGATITPINEAWTDDPEKKAVVESHIPMGRVGTSEEMAAAVAFLASDEAAYITGQTLFIDGGLTLYADFREAWSA
- a CDS encoding universal stress protein; translated protein: MFKKILIALDSSEMGKHVFEQGFALAKMTGASLLLLHVLSSEEEGSPYIPVSTFDYYSGMWEQVCEFHQQEWDKWKHQGVEMLQSFCAQANTANVNAEFRQISGTPSRVICDLAASWGADLIVIGRRGHSGLAELFLGSVSNYVLHHAPCSVHVVQISIDDKETEVVKEGASASTSR
- a CDS encoding sodium:proton antiporter, which translates into the protein MIDIYISALLIIGLLLLFVTLGSGWIVRLPLSFALIYLVVGILLGPYGIGLIQLRREGIFNAEVLERITEFVVIISVFSCGLKIVRPIGWKTWNLTIRLIAFLMPISIFGLAVVGKLFLGMNWGEAILLGAILAPTDPVLASEVQLNDTHDQDELRFGLTSEGGLNDALAFPFVYFGLYALKDSNWNNWLKSWVSIDLIWAIAAGIIMGFVVAKAVVWIDKKVQKHRRPDELMEDFIAISTILITYSLTEIVNGYGFLAVFVAGLVVQRSYNNSEKTLAKLEFIERLEKLLEVGTILLLGSILLFRPILNYATQSLLVIVLLFLIIRPLGVWLSTTGQSSPSRRRFLHPGSRWLIGWFGIRGVGSLYYLAYAFGKGLEGEVGEKISWITYTTIVVSVIVHGVSATPLMNIYERRIARHQEVHESSTIDKFE
- the nadC gene encoding carboxylating nicotinate-nucleotide diphosphorylase; translated protein: MMSSTAVLPPFILLDQLLQSWLLEDIGRGDRTTQSLLTQGKIQGQAEWIAKTPGVIAGLPIAARVFQLLDEKISFQIHTNEGEYCQQGQVVAHMHGSLDALLIGERVALNLAMHLSGIATLTRQYAEKIADLPTKFVDTRKTTPGLRILEKYATQVGGAINHRMGLDDAVMIKDNHIAAAGGITEAISRIRERIPYPLTIEVETENLEQVQAAIDHKADVIMLDNMPLDMMQKAVQMIRSVDMKVKIEASGNITLETIRAVAQTGVDYISSSAPVTQSKWLDLSMNIQ